The Mesorhizobium sp. M1D.F.Ca.ET.043.01.1.1 genome contains a region encoding:
- a CDS encoding helix-turn-helix transcriptional regulator — MMTAAQMRAARALAGIDQRTLAERAGVSLPTIQRMEASEGVVRGVVDSLMKVIQALDDIGVELIGENQASERGGRGVRLKASAAQG; from the coding sequence ATGATGACTGCCGCACAGATGCGCGCTGCGAGGGCACTGGCCGGCATCGACCAGAGAACGCTCGCCGAGCGCGCCGGGGTTTCGCTTCCGACCATACAGCGCATGGAAGCCAGCGAAGGCGTCGTGCGGGGCGTCGTCGATTCGCTGATGAAGGTCATCCAGGCACTCGACGACATCGGCGTGGAGCTGATCGGCGAGAACCAGGCCAGCGAGCGCGGCGGCAGGGGCGTGCGGCTCAAGGCAAGCGCGGCGCAGGGCTGA
- a CDS encoding DMT family transporter — MSEAVNRSSLAGAVSPTIPVLVCALAIFLLSGMDAAMKSLVIAVGVYNTVLWRSMVSTLVAGAAWSAGPRSKPTFPVLRLHALRAAIVCTVLLLFFWGLARLPLAEAIGLSFVAPLFALFLAALLLGERIRRQAVWASLAGIAGVAIILAGQFGEAGHAQDALLGTAAVLVSTVFYAYNLILSRRQALLAKPVEIMLFQNLYVAIILGLAAPWLAVALPRDLWLPLVGVAGLSLAGQFLMSWSYARAEAQYLIPTEYSAFIWAIALGWFFFGEEVAWTTLAGACLIVAGCLIAARANPKLAEPIEAAV, encoded by the coding sequence ATGAGCGAAGCCGTGAATAGATCAAGCCTGGCCGGCGCCGTTTCCCCGACGATCCCGGTGCTTGTATGCGCGCTGGCGATCTTCCTGCTGTCCGGGATGGACGCGGCGATGAAGTCCCTGGTCATCGCGGTGGGCGTCTACAACACGGTGCTGTGGCGCAGCATGGTCTCGACCTTGGTCGCGGGCGCGGCCTGGTCGGCAGGGCCGCGCTCGAAGCCGACATTTCCGGTGCTGAGGCTGCATGCGCTGCGTGCCGCGATTGTCTGCACGGTCCTGCTCTTGTTCTTCTGGGGTCTCGCCAGGCTGCCGCTCGCCGAGGCGATCGGGCTCAGCTTCGTCGCGCCGCTGTTCGCCCTTTTCCTCGCCGCGCTGTTGCTGGGCGAACGTATAAGGCGGCAGGCCGTGTGGGCGTCGCTCGCCGGCATCGCGGGCGTCGCGATCATATTGGCCGGCCAGTTCGGCGAGGCCGGCCATGCGCAGGATGCCCTGCTTGGCACCGCGGCGGTGCTCGTATCGACGGTGTTCTATGCCTACAATCTGATCCTCTCCCGGCGACAGGCGCTGCTGGCCAAGCCGGTCGAGATCATGCTGTTCCAGAACCTTTACGTCGCGATCATCCTTGGTCTCGCCGCGCCATGGCTCGCTGTCGCGCTGCCGAGGGATCTCTGGCTCCCCCTGGTCGGGGTGGCGGGGCTGTCGCTCGCCGGCCAATTCCTGATGAGCTGGTCCTATGCCCGTGCCGAAGCGCAATATCTGATCCCGACGGAATACTCGGCCTTCATCTGGGCGATCGCGCTTGGCTGGTTCTTCTTCGGCGAGGAGGTGGCCTGGACCACGCTGGCAGGGGCATGCCTGATCGTCGCCGGCTGCCTGATCGCCGCGCGTGCAAACCCGAAACTGGCCGAGCCGATCGAAGCGGCAGTCTGA
- a CDS encoding ATP/GTP-binding protein translates to MKTLIASTVLAIAGIVTAPAVQAGEVWRAGGFEQPESALVDTANKRIVVSNIVGNPGEADGNGYLSLLSLDGKVITRHWVDGMDAPKGMAISGGRLYAADITKVRVVDLASGRLVSSIDVPGAVFLNDMTADASGKVYVSDMLADTIYRIDGDKPELFVKDALLASPNGVFADGDRLIVASWGKGIKPDFSTAEPGGLLAVDLKSRKVTPLPGAQKFANLDGVVAIGGDIYATAYMTGALYRCHAGGKPEVVATFKPGSADIGTDGEKILVPLMDEGDVAALKID, encoded by the coding sequence ATGAAAACCCTCATCGCTTCCACCGTTCTCGCCATAGCCGGCATCGTGACGGCTCCCGCCGTTCAGGCTGGCGAGGTCTGGCGCGCCGGCGGCTTCGAGCAGCCGGAATCGGCGCTTGTCGACACCGCCAACAAGCGCATCGTCGTCTCCAACATCGTCGGCAATCCCGGCGAAGCGGACGGCAACGGCTACCTGTCGCTGCTGTCGCTGGACGGCAAGGTGATCACCCGCCACTGGGTGGACGGCATGGACGCGCCCAAGGGCATGGCGATCTCGGGCGGCAGGCTTTACGCCGCCGACATCACCAAGGTCCGCGTCGTCGACCTCGCCAGCGGCAGGCTGGTCTCCAGCATCGATGTGCCCGGCGCCGTCTTCCTCAACGACATGACCGCCGACGCCTCGGGCAAGGTCTATGTCAGCGATATGCTGGCCGACACGATCTACCGCATCGACGGCGACAAGCCGGAGCTGTTCGTGAAGGATGCGCTGCTTGCCTCGCCCAACGGCGTCTTCGCCGATGGCGACCGGCTCATCGTCGCCTCCTGGGGCAAGGGCATCAAGCCCGATTTCAGCACCGCGGAGCCGGGCGGCCTGCTGGCGGTCGATCTCAAGAGCAGGAAGGTGACGCCGCTGCCCGGCGCTCAGAAATTCGCCAACCTCGACGGCGTCGTCGCCATCGGCGGCGATATCTATGCCACCGCCTACATGACCGGCGCGCTCTACCGCTGCCATGCCGGCGGCAAGCCTGAGGTCGTCGCCACCTTCAAGCCTGGCAGCGCCGACATCGGCACCGACGGCGAGAAGATCCTGGTGCCGCTGATGGACGAAGGCGACGTCGCGGCGCTGAAGATCGACTGA
- a CDS encoding helix-turn-helix transcriptional regulator, whose translation MNGPIFEALKRTLKAKGLTYRALAERMGVSEPTVKRIFHERNCKLDRLMEICAAAEVELENVLGSMNRGPGPANHVAPDIERKLAARPALLFVFIMLSEKFTPEGIMRSQGLSEASMFLYLRDLEELGLVALGRGLSARLLVETPIQWDFEGPLKPHFETTNKNFIGWAIGHMDGQATFISFSRRMRPETAEMVRREAEDLAERARLLAHHDQHTTPEEQLVGYKWTFAFGATPFPAIMPIEPHPRDAGARAEAVKRRLPA comes from the coding sequence ATGAACGGTCCGATCTTCGAGGCGCTGAAACGGACGCTGAAGGCCAAGGGCCTGACCTACCGGGCGCTTGCCGAGCGCATGGGCGTTTCCGAACCGACGGTGAAGCGAATCTTCCATGAGCGCAACTGCAAGCTCGACCGGCTGATGGAGATCTGCGCCGCGGCGGAAGTGGAACTGGAGAACGTGCTGGGCTCGATGAATCGGGGGCCGGGACCGGCCAACCACGTCGCGCCCGACATCGAGCGCAAGCTCGCCGCGCGGCCGGCGCTGCTCTTCGTCTTCATCATGCTGTCGGAGAAATTCACGCCCGAGGGCATCATGCGCTCGCAGGGCCTCAGCGAAGCCTCGATGTTCCTCTATCTGCGCGATCTGGAAGAGCTCGGCCTGGTCGCGCTCGGGCGCGGCCTGTCGGCAAGATTGCTGGTCGAGACGCCGATCCAGTGGGATTTCGAGGGACCGCTGAAGCCGCATTTCGAGACGACCAACAAGAACTTCATCGGCTGGGCGATCGGCCATATGGACGGCCAGGCGACCTTCATCAGCTTCTCGCGGCGGATGCGGCCGGAAACGGCGGAGATGGTGCGGCGCGAGGCGGAGGACCTGGCCGAGCGCGCAAGGCTGCTTGCCCACCATGACCAGCACACCACGCCGGAAGAGCAGCTCGTCGGCTACAAATGGACCTTTGCCTTCGGCGCGACGCCGTTTCCGGCCATCATGCCGATCGAGCCGCATCCGCGCGATGCGGGTGCGCGCGCCGAGGCCGTGAAGCGGCGGCTACCAGCCTGA
- a CDS encoding alpha/beta hydrolase, which produces MSWKLDETVQTSAGIVAAGRLGSGPALVLAHGWPWSSFSWHRIIPDLAGRYRVHWYDMPGYGQSEKDAGQRTSLDVQGKIFAEMLASWDIERPIVIAHDMGGATTLRAHLLHGCDFDRYLLMNVVAMRPWGSEFFDHVGRHVDAFLGLPPHIHRAVVGAYIKGAIVNDIGSGDFEKLVEPWLSEDGRASFYRQFAQADERYTAEIEPMFGDIRCPVKIIWGEDDPWIPLARGKALHALIPQASFETLPGVGHLPQLEAPDLLLRRLRTFLGG; this is translated from the coding sequence ATGTCGTGGAAACTCGATGAGACCGTGCAAACATCCGCGGGCATAGTGGCAGCGGGTCGACTGGGCAGCGGGCCTGCACTCGTGCTGGCTCATGGTTGGCCGTGGTCCTCGTTCTCATGGCATCGGATTATCCCGGACCTTGCAGGGCGGTATCGCGTCCATTGGTATGATATGCCCGGATATGGGCAATCCGAGAAAGACGCGGGGCAGCGCACGTCACTCGATGTGCAAGGAAAGATATTCGCCGAGATGCTTGCGTCTTGGGATATCGAACGTCCGATCGTCATCGCCCACGATATGGGTGGAGCGACAACGCTACGGGCGCATTTGCTGCATGGCTGCGACTTCGACCGGTATCTTCTGATGAACGTTGTCGCGATGCGCCCTTGGGGATCGGAGTTCTTCGATCATGTCGGTCGCCATGTGGATGCCTTCCTGGGCCTGCCACCGCATATCCACAGAGCGGTCGTAGGGGCCTACATCAAGGGAGCCATCGTGAACGACATCGGTTCCGGAGATTTCGAGAAGCTTGTCGAGCCGTGGCTTTCTGAGGACGGGCGCGCGAGCTTCTATCGCCAATTCGCGCAAGCCGATGAAAGATACACCGCCGAAATCGAGCCGATGTTCGGGGACATACGCTGTCCGGTAAAGATAATCTGGGGCGAGGACGACCCATGGATTCCGCTGGCGCGAGGCAAGGCGCTTCATGCGCTGATCCCGCAGGCGTCGTTCGAAACGCTGCCTGGCGTCGGCCACCTGCCTCAGCTTGAAGCTCCAGATCTGCTGCTGAGGCGGCTGAGAACATTTTTAGGGGGATGA
- a CDS encoding lipo-like protein has product MTAPADTLLDRLGRWLAGRLQDESSGYEPYTPSDADTLRRTLQPGDILLVEGNQKISAVIKYLTQSTWSHSAFYVGDALPLPEDGSERSRLIEVTLGEGCVAVPLSRYRTYNTRICRASGLTPEDRDKVVAFMIGKLGLRYDLKNIFDMLRFFLPTPPVPVRWRRRMLAFGSGDPTRAICSTLIAEAYGQVRYPILPEITRAPGRASAQSSYMRREILHIRHHSLYTPRDFDLSPYFRIVKPTLEYGFDYRAVAWGDTATDSEEKAAE; this is encoded by the coding sequence ATGACTGCGCCGGCCGACACCCTGCTGGACCGACTTGGCCGCTGGCTCGCCGGCCGGCTGCAGGATGAGTCTTCGGGCTACGAGCCCTATACGCCGTCCGATGCCGATACGCTGCGCCGCACGCTGCAGCCCGGCGATATCCTGCTCGTCGAAGGCAACCAGAAGATCTCGGCGGTAATCAAGTATCTCACCCAGTCGACATGGTCGCATTCGGCCTTCTATGTCGGCGATGCCTTGCCGCTGCCCGAGGACGGTTCGGAGCGGTCGCGTCTGATCGAAGTGACCCTCGGCGAAGGCTGCGTTGCCGTGCCGCTCTCGCGCTACCGCACCTACAATACCCGTATCTGCCGGGCGAGCGGGCTGACGCCGGAGGATCGCGACAAGGTCGTTGCCTTCATGATCGGCAAGCTCGGCCTGAGATACGATCTCAAGAACATTTTCGACATGCTGCGCTTTTTCCTGCCGACACCGCCTGTGCCGGTGCGCTGGCGCCGCCGCATGCTGGCGTTCGGCTCCGGCGATCCGACGCGGGCGATCTGCTCGACACTGATCGCCGAAGCCTATGGCCAGGTCCGCTATCCGATCCTGCCCGAGATCACCCGCGCGCCCGGCCGCGCCTCGGCGCAGTCGAGTTATATGCGGCGCGAGATCCTGCACATCCGCCACCACTCGCTCTACACGCCGCGCGACTTCGACCTGTCGCCCTATTTCCGCATCGTCAAGCCGACGCTGGAATATGGCTTCGACTATCGGGCGGTCGCGTGGGGGGACACGGCGACCGATTCGGAAGAAAAGGCCGCCGAGTAG
- a CDS encoding CHAD domain-containing protein: MSFRIDPRLPLTGEVRRILTDEIGRALAHLETARDKPEQGLHKCRKRLKSVRALLRLVRSGDEPFCQTENECYKQVSALLAGPREATALVETVDRLANAFPEQSAGGGLDAVRDRLVLRQHELHAGPGLDAAINAAVTACREGLERIDRLSLPDQPEQAADILAEGARATLRRAKKALDKAGSRGEADDFHDLRKAAKTHSMHLSLLGRLWPTPIKARRKAVDKLGELLGDLHDVFVMRGLLAADGEPLGPPEDTKLLRKLLKRSEKSLSKACLTEAAELFGDSPKRSARKLARKARDDLAEPLEEAKAA; encoded by the coding sequence ATGAGCTTTCGCATCGATCCGCGCTTGCCGCTGACCGGCGAGGTCAGGCGCATATTGACCGACGAGATCGGCAGGGCGCTCGCCCATCTTGAGACGGCGCGCGACAAGCCGGAGCAGGGGCTGCACAAGTGCCGCAAGCGGCTGAAGAGCGTGCGGGCCTTGCTGCGCCTGGTTCGTTCCGGAGACGAACCGTTCTGCCAGACTGAGAACGAATGTTACAAGCAGGTCTCGGCACTGCTTGCCGGCCCACGCGAGGCGACCGCTCTTGTCGAGACCGTCGATCGGCTGGCGAATGCCTTTCCGGAGCAGAGCGCCGGCGGCGGCCTCGACGCCGTCCGCGACCGGCTGGTGCTGCGCCAGCATGAGCTGCACGCCGGCCCCGGTCTCGACGCGGCCATAAATGCCGCCGTCACCGCGTGCCGGGAAGGGCTGGAGCGCATCGACAGGCTGTCGCTGCCCGATCAGCCGGAGCAGGCGGCCGACATCCTGGCCGAAGGCGCCCGCGCCACCTTGCGGCGGGCGAAGAAGGCGCTGGACAAGGCGGGCTCGCGCGGCGAGGCGGACGACTTTCACGATCTGCGCAAGGCGGCCAAGACCCACTCGATGCATCTGTCGCTGCTCGGCCGCCTGTGGCCGACGCCGATCAAGGCGCGCCGCAAGGCGGTCGACAAGCTCGGCGAGTTGCTGGGCGACCTGCATGACGTCTTCGTCATGCGCGGCCTGCTCGCCGCCGACGGCGAGCCGCTCGGCCCGCCCGAAGACACCAAGCTTCTGCGCAAGCTCCTGAAGCGTTCGGAAAAGAGCCTCAGCAAGGCCTGCCTCACCGAGGCCGCCGAACTGTTCGGCGACAGTCCCAAGCGCTCGGCCAGGAAGCTCGCGCGCAAGGCCCGCGACGACCTCGCGGAGCCGCTTGAGGAAGCGAAGGCCGCCTGA
- a CDS encoding CYTH domain-containing protein: MGKEVERKFLVTGSAWRDWAEAHIRIRQFYLAAQPGRTVRVRISDGASAQLTLKFGDRARERDEFEYPIPLPEAEEMAAFAIGRVIEKTRHHVRHHGYLYEVDVFGGVLSGLVVAELETPEDVPDEMLPDWLGREVTGESRFYNASLALGGIPEIAA, from the coding sequence ATGGGCAAGGAAGTCGAACGCAAGTTCCTGGTCACTGGTTCCGCCTGGCGAGACTGGGCCGAGGCGCATATTCGCATCCGCCAGTTTTACCTCGCCGCGCAGCCCGGCCGCACGGTGCGCGTGCGCATCAGCGACGGTGCTTCGGCGCAGCTGACACTCAAGTTCGGCGACAGGGCGCGCGAGCGCGACGAGTTCGAGTATCCGATCCCGCTTCCCGAGGCCGAGGAGATGGCGGCCTTCGCCATCGGGCGTGTCATCGAGAAGACACGCCACCATGTTAGACACCACGGCTATCTCTATGAAGTCGATGTATTCGGCGGCGTGCTCTCGGGGCTGGTGGTCGCGGAGCTGGAGACGCCGGAGGACGTGCCTGACGAAATGCTGCCCGATTGGCTCGGTCGCGAGGTCACCGGCGAGTCGAGGTTCTACAACGCGTCGCTGGCCCTCGGGGGGATTCCGGAGATCGCCGCATGA
- a CDS encoding DUF1956 domain-containing protein produces MSKQPNTRRPQREASPADQTRAALVHAALKLFGRQGFDGTSTREIAAEAKANIGSIAYHFGGKEGLRAAAADFIVETIQGIAGQALGAPQAAAPANREAARAQLFAALERMVGFVVASPQAGEIVQFVLRELSHPTAALDRIYAGVFEPTHRRLCQVWEQATGEPAESEATRLTVFTIIGQVIYFRIGREAVLRRMGWREIGDKEAAKVVAVATDNLRAMLAARDPAAGRKGKS; encoded by the coding sequence ATGAGCAAGCAGCCGAACACCAGAAGGCCGCAACGCGAAGCCTCTCCGGCCGATCAGACACGCGCGGCACTTGTCCACGCCGCGCTCAAGCTCTTCGGCCGGCAGGGCTTCGACGGCACCTCGACGCGCGAGATCGCGGCCGAGGCCAAGGCCAATATCGGCTCCATCGCCTATCATTTCGGCGGCAAGGAAGGCCTGCGCGCCGCCGCCGCCGATTTCATCGTCGAGACCATCCAGGGGATCGCCGGCCAGGCGCTCGGCGCACCCCAGGCGGCCGCTCCCGCAAACCGGGAAGCCGCGCGGGCACAGCTCTTTGCCGCGCTGGAGCGGATGGTCGGCTTTGTCGTCGCAAGCCCACAGGCCGGCGAGATCGTACAATTCGTACTCCGCGAGCTGTCGCACCCGACGGCGGCGCTCGACCGCATCTATGCCGGCGTGTTCGAACCGACGCATCGACGGCTCTGCCAGGTCTGGGAGCAGGCCACCGGCGAGCCGGCCGAGAGCGAGGCCACCAGGCTCACCGTGTTCACCATAATCGGCCAGGTCATCTATTTCCGCATCGGACGCGAGGCGGTGCTGCGCCGGATGGGCTGGCGCGAGATCGGCGACAAGGAGGCCGCCAAGGTCGTGGCGGTCGCGACCGACAACCTCAGGGCAATGCTGGCGGCGCGCGATCCGGCTGCCGGCAGGAAGGGCAAGTCATGA